In Legionellales bacterium, the genomic window ATCTAACCCCAAAGATATTCACAAATTATATATTTTGTAACTTATTGAAAATAAATAAATAATAAGATTAATCCACAGAAATTTTGCACTTAATAACAATAAAAAAAATCTTAATATAAAATATTTATTTTATTATTATGTTATAAAGATAATTTTGTAAAAAACTGGAAGGTGAAATATTTAACTTATTGATTTATTTAGTTTTTTAATGGATTTTAGAGGTATTTCATTGATTTAATTGACTTTACCGATTAAGTTGTCTAATATTCCCGCCCCTAGAGTAATATTTAACTAAAGTGCATTGCTATGAAAAGAACCTATCAACCTAGTAAATTAAAACGCCAAAGAACTCATGGTTTTCGTGCGCGCATGGCGACTAAAAATGGTCAAGCGGTGATCAAACGTCGTCGTGCCAAAGGTCGTAAACGTCTTACAGCCTAAAATCATTGGTCGCGTTTAATTACCCGAAACAAAATCGTTTACAAGCATTTCGTGAATATCGAAATGTAATGCATTGTGGAAAAAAAATAATTTCTTCTTGTTTTGTAATTTATTCTAAACAAAATTTCCAACAACCTAAGTTGGGAATTATTGTTGCTAAAAAACAAGTAAAATTATCCGTGAAACGCAATGGAATTAAACGTATAATCCGCGAAAGTTTTCGTCATGCTATAAATTCATTACCACATCATGATTTTGTAGTGATTGTACGTCACCGAGTCTTAACCAAAGACAGCAGCGAAGTAAGAGTTGAGTTAAATCGATTATGGGAAAAATTAGCCAACGTGGTTTAATCAAATTGATTCAATTATACCGTTTATTTTTAAGTCCATTATTAGGACCTCGCTGTCGTTTTTATCCCACCTGTTCTGAATATGCCATCACCGCATTAACAGAGTATGGAATATTAAAAGGTTTTTGGTTAATACTAAAACGTCTATTACGCTGTCATCCCTTTCATCGTGGGGGTATTGATTTCGTCCCTGAAAAAAATTCAAAAGGTAACAATACATAATGGATTACAAACGTTTATTTTTATATATCGCTTTAACCTTAGTGCTATTACAACTTTATACCGCATGGCAAATGGATTATGGGCAACCTAAAACTATTCCGGTGAGCACTACATCACCCACTAATACAGACAGTGCTATCCCTTCTATCCCCGATAGGCTTAATCATACTCAATCCTCCTCTAATCCAGTTGCATTAAAAGAAAGTATTCCAGAAAATCGTTTAATTCAAATTAAAACCGATGTTTTGCACGTTAGCATTGATTTAAAAGGCGGAAATTTAGTCGGTTCACAACTTTTGAATTATCCTAAAACACTTAAAAATAAAAACGATCCTTTCGTCTTATTAAACAATACCCCCGAAAGTTATTACGTGGCACAAAGTGGTTTAATTGGCAAAATGGGACCCGATAGTGAACAAGGACAAATTATTTTTAAATCGTCTCAAACTCACTATCAACTAAATGCCGATCAAGATACCTTAACCGTTAATTTAACTTGGCAAGGTGATAACGGTTTAGCGATCACAAAATCTTATATTTTTAAACGCGGACAATATTTAATTGATGTGCAATATCAAATCCATAACCTGAATTCGTCACCGTGGGAAGGATTTTTTTACACACAATTATCACGCACACCGCAAGCCTCAACACACACGGGGTTTTTATCCCATCATTTAACGTTTACGGGTGCGGCAATTTCTAGTCCAGAGGATTTATTTCAAAAAATATCATTCGATGAAATGAATAAAAGTAATCTCGATACCACGACCAAAGGTGGTTGGGCTGCAATGATCCAACATTATTTTTTAAGTGCATGGATACCGCCACAAGATCAAAATCATCACTATTACAGTAAAGTGAATAATAATATTTACACCATAGGAATGTTAAGTCCCGCAATAACGGTTAATCCTAATCAACAAAAAACTATTTCCGCACAATTTTATACAGGGCCTGAAGTTACCTCAGTGTTAAAACAGATTGCGCCTGGTTTAGATTTAACCGTGGACTATGGAAAACTATGGTTTATTTCTATAGCAATTTTTTGGTTAATGAAACACATTTACGATGTGATTGGTAATTGGGGATTTGCGATTATTTTCGTTACTCTATTAATTAAATTAGCCTTTTATAAATTATCGGCCACCAGTTATAAATCAATGGCAAAAATGCGACGGTTACAACCTCAAATAAAAACTTTAAAAGATCGTTGTGGCACCGATAAACAAAAATTTAGTAAAAGTTTAATGGAATTATATAAACGCGAAAAAGTGAATCCCTTAGGTGGTTGTTTACCGATTATCGTGCAAATTCCGGTATTTTTAGGATTATATTGGGTGCTAATTGAAAGTGTGGAATTACGCCAAGCGCCATTTATTTTATGGATACACGATTTATCGGCATTTGATCCGTATTATATTTTACCGTTGTTAATGGCACTCAGTATGTTTTTACAACAAAAAATGAGCCCAACCCCGCCCGATCCTACTCAGGCGAAAGTAATGATGTTAATGCCAGTGATGTTTGGATTTTTATTTGCAGCATTTCCCGCAGGCTTAGTGTTATATTGGCTCGTTAATAATATTTTATCGATCTTGCAACAATGGTATGTTACCCGTCAGGTTGAGCGCGATGGAGCACTTAGTAAAAAATAATCCTGAGACTATCGTTGCAAGAGCGACGCCACCTGGCCTGGGTGGCGTAGGGGTCATTCGCATTTCGGGTACCCATGTTAAAACCATTGCTAAAAATCTCTTAGGTTTTATTCCTAAACCGCGTTATGCGACCTATGCAAAATTTTTAGCAACAGATCGCGAAGTGCTTGATATAGGACTTGCGATATTTTTTCCTAACCCGCACTCATTCACGGGAGAAGATGTTTTAGAATTACAGGGGCATGGTGGAGTAGTTGTTCTCGATCGCGTCATCAACCGGGTAATTGAGTTAGGTGCGCGCCTTGCACGCCCAGGTGAATTTTCAGAACGCGCCTTTTTGAATAATAAAATCGATTTAACTCAAGCTGAAGCGATTGCTGATTTAATTTCCAGCAGCACCGAACAAGCTGCGCGCTCTGCTATTCATTCTTTACAAGGCGAATTTGCTGCCGCGATTACAGCCTTACAAGAACGTTTTACTCATCTTAGAATGTATATTGAAGCGGCCATTGATTTTCCCGAAGAAGAAGTGGATTTTTTAGGGGATGAAATTGTTTTATCCTCACTAGAAACCCTCCAACATCAGTTAGAAACAATTTTTCAAACAGCGCGTCAGGGTGTATTGTTGCGCGATGGCATGAATATGGTGATTGGCGGACCACCTAACGCTGGTAAATCGAGTTTATTAAATGCGTTGAGCGGAGAAGAGATAGCGATTGTCACCGATATACCAGGCACCACTCGCGATGTGATTAAACAATCCATTCAACTGGACGGCGTGCCCCTTCATATCATCGATACCGCAGGTATTCGTCACACTCAGGATATTATCGAACAAGAAGGTATTAAACGCTCCCAAACGATGATAGAGCACGCAGACGCTGTTCTACTCATTGTCGACGCCTCGCGCTACGCCGCTGTTGATATTGAGCTTCTGTGGCAAGAATTAGCGATACCAAGCCCTGTCCCTCAACAATTAATTCTAATCCGCAATAAAATTGATTTAACTCAAGAATCACCCACTGTTATTCATCATGCTACTCACACCGAAATTGCACTATCCGTCCAATCGCGTTTAGGTATGGAGTTACTCCATCAAGAATTAAAAAGACTCATGGGATATCAAGATAGTCATGCGGGCAGTTTTATTGCGCGACGCCGCCATTTAGAGGCGTTAACCCGTGCTGAGCACTATTTACGCCATGCCAAACATCAATTGCAATCGTCGCGCGCCGGCGAATTAGTTGCGGAAGAATTACGTCAAGCACAATTGCACTTAAGCGAGATTACTGGAGAATTTACCAGTGATGATTTGTTAGGAAAAATATTTTCAAGTTTTTGTATTGGTAAATAACCTGATGTCTAGAGGGGGATGGGTTTATCTTCCGTGGCTTGATTATTATAGTTATAAAGCGTTAACAGTATTTATACACAAGCTTTGATTCCTGTGAACGAATTCGTAAAAACAAAAAATACCGCGGGGCAAACCCACGGTATTTTATTTAAGGAGAAAACGCCTGATTAATACGCCATGTCGTGTGAACGTTGTTGCTGACGTTCTCGTGCAAATTTTACAAACAACTTGCGATTTTCAAGCATTTGCCCGCCCATTACTAACGAATTACGAGCTTCATCGCGATTGGAAAAGGTAATAAAGCCAAAACCCCGTGATTCCCCAGTGTCACGATCTTTGACCACTTTCACATCGATGATTTCCCCAAACTGGGCAAAGGCTGCTTGTAATGCGGATTCATCGAGTTGATATGGCAAATTGCCAACGTAAATTTTATTTGTCATAAATTAAGCCCCATAAAGTCATGTGCAAAAAAATCCATTTTGTTATGAGATGAGATAAAATGACTTGCATGTAGACACAATCTTTGTAAATAAAGCATTACTTACCCCCAGATTGCACCTAACACGTGAATCCCCCAAATCTTAACGCTTTCATCATAAAGACTGCCAACTGTTTTTTCAATACTTTCAAGGGGTAATAATGGGATATTTGTCGAGTCGTGAGCATGATGTA contains:
- the rpmH gene encoding 50S ribosomal protein L34, producing MKRTYQPSKLKRQRTHGFRARMATKNGQAVIKRRRAKGRKRLTA
- the rnpA gene encoding ribonuclease P protein component, whose amino-acid sequence is MVAFNYPKQNRLQAFREYRNVMHCGKKIISSCFVIYSKQNFQQPKLGIIVAKKQVKLSVKRNGIKRIIRESFRHAINSLPHHDFVVIVRHRVLTKDSSEVRVELNRLWEKLANVV
- the yidD gene encoding membrane protein insertion efficiency factor YidD, whose product is MGKISQRGLIKLIQLYRLFLSPLLGPRCRFYPTCSEYAITALTEYGILKGFWLILKRLLRCHPFHRGGIDFVPEKNSKGNNT
- the yidC gene encoding membrane protein insertase YidC; its protein translation is MDYKRLFLYIALTLVLLQLYTAWQMDYGQPKTIPVSTTSPTNTDSAIPSIPDRLNHTQSSSNPVALKESIPENRLIQIKTDVLHVSIDLKGGNLVGSQLLNYPKTLKNKNDPFVLLNNTPESYYVAQSGLIGKMGPDSEQGQIIFKSSQTHYQLNADQDTLTVNLTWQGDNGLAITKSYIFKRGQYLIDVQYQIHNLNSSPWEGFFYTQLSRTPQASTHTGFLSHHLTFTGAAISSPEDLFQKISFDEMNKSNLDTTTKGGWAAMIQHYFLSAWIPPQDQNHHYYSKVNNNIYTIGMLSPAITVNPNQQKTISAQFYTGPEVTSVLKQIAPGLDLTVDYGKLWFISIAIFWLMKHIYDVIGNWGFAIIFVTLLIKLAFYKLSATSYKSMAKMRRLQPQIKTLKDRCGTDKQKFSKSLMELYKREKVNPLGGCLPIIVQIPVFLGLYWVLIESVELRQAPFILWIHDLSAFDPYYILPLLMALSMFLQQKMSPTPPDPTQAKVMMLMPVMFGFLFAAFPAGLVLYWLVNNILSILQQWYVTRQVERDGALSKK
- the mnmE gene encoding tRNA uridine-5-carboxymethylaminomethyl(34) synthesis GTPase MnmE translates to MEHLVKNNPETIVARATPPGLGGVGVIRISGTHVKTIAKNLLGFIPKPRYATYAKFLATDREVLDIGLAIFFPNPHSFTGEDVLELQGHGGVVVLDRVINRVIELGARLARPGEFSERAFLNNKIDLTQAEAIADLISSSTEQAARSAIHSLQGEFAAAITALQERFTHLRMYIEAAIDFPEEEVDFLGDEIVLSSLETLQHQLETIFQTARQGVLLRDGMNMVIGGPPNAGKSSLLNALSGEEIAIVTDIPGTTRDVIKQSIQLDGVPLHIIDTAGIRHTQDIIEQEGIKRSQTMIEHADAVLLIVDASRYAAVDIELLWQELAIPSPVPQQLILIRNKIDLTQESPTVIHHATHTEIALSVQSRLGMELLHQELKRLMGYQDSHAGSFIARRRHLEALTRAEHYLRHAKHQLQSSRAGELVAEELRQAQLHLSEITGEFTSDDLLGKIFSSFCIGK
- a CDS encoding RNA-binding protein; amino-acid sequence: MTNKIYVGNLPYQLDESALQAAFAQFGEIIDVKVVKDRDTGESRGFGFITFSNRDEARNSLVMGGQMLENRKLFVKFARERQQQRSHDMAY